The following proteins are encoded in a genomic region of Rubidibacter lacunae KORDI 51-2:
- a CDS encoding YbjQ family protein codes for MLVTTTDSFQNAEIEEYLGIVTAEIVYGTNALRDLFAGLRDFIGGRTGSYERLFEKGQQNAIEELGKRAERLGGNAVVGVRIDTDTINVDREGVLFLITATGTAVRLR; via the coding sequence ATGTTGGTGACTACCACCGATAGTTTTCAAAACGCCGAAATTGAAGAGTACCTGGGCATTGTCACGGCCGAAATCGTCTACGGCACCAACGCCCTGCGCGATTTGTTTGCCGGATTGCGCGATTTCATTGGCGGGCGCACGGGCAGTTACGAACGCCTCTTTGAAAAAGGACAGCAAAATGCGATCGAGGAACTGGGAAAGCGTGCGGAACGCCTGGGGGGTAACGCGGTCGTCGGGGTGCGCATCGATACCGATACTATCAATGTCGATCGAGAAGGCGTGTTGTTTTTGATTACCGCAACGGGCACAGCCGTGCGGCTGCGCTAG